A single Macrobrachium nipponense isolate FS-2020 chromosome 5, ASM1510439v2, whole genome shotgun sequence DNA region contains:
- the LOC135215397 gene encoding uncharacterized protein LOC135215397: MRFSFVFLVASLGHRLAVVVGTTVCLDYLACYNELFMNYSQFEIYFEDLAVRTANACGDFCQGRQPEAPLVMAKMIPMNERLVCGCGGEGALGNYSGVVEDDLFCKKCPDGSRQKCGGAETVSIYRRISDDEDCDKDTYGVPSLMVPTTTVKPTGSPTVVSMIHIGCYDESNINQSPVALYHMMWPQTSIDECSTICRSTAFHTSHLILKLLSESELLCGCGSHGSIGEPLAKADCSRGGPASQQCQFGCPAGTYSVYSLNGSESAKPVFLVILSFVIQYCCYWDIK, translated from the exons atgcgcTTCTCGTTTGTATTCTTAGTCGCCTCTTTGGGGCATCGACTCGCTGTGGTGGTGGGCACCACCGTCTGCCTGGATTACTTGGCCTGCTACAACGAGCTGTTCATGAACTACTCGCAATTCGAGATTTACTTCGAGGACCTCGCCGTCAGGACAGCCAACGCGTGCGGGGACTTCTGCCAGGGGCGCCAGCCAGAGGCGCCCTTAGTGATGGCCAAAATGATCCCCATGAACGAACGGCTCGTCTGTGGTTGCGGTGGCGAGGGAGCTCTGGGTAACTACTCAGGCGTCGTGGAGGACGACCTTTTTTGCAAGAAGTGTCCTGACGGGAGTCGGCAGAAGTGCGGCGGCGCTGAAACAGTCAGTATCTACAGAAGAATCTCCGACGACGAAGACTGCGACAAGGATACGTACGGCGTGCCTTCGTTGATGGTTCCGACGACCACGGTCAAACCGACCGGAAGTCCTACAGTAGTCAGTATGATACACATCGGATGTTACGACGAAAGCAACATCAATCAATCTCCGGTGGCACTGTATCACATGATGTGGCcgcagacctccattgacgaatGTTCTACCATTTGCAGAAGCACGGCGTTCCACACTTCGCATCTCATCTTGAAACTTCTGAGTGAAAGTGAATTGCTCTGTGGTTGCGG GTCACACGGCAGCATAGGGGAGCCCTTGGCCAAGGCAGACTGCAGCCGGGGAGGTCCTGCGAGCCAGCAGTGTCAGTTCGGGTGTCCTGCAGGGACCTACAGCGTTTACTCCCTAAATGGTTCTGAAAGTGCCAAGCCTGTGTTTCTTGTTATTCTGTCCTTTGTTATACAATATTGCTGTTACTGGGATATAAAATGA